The following are encoded together in the Candidatus Omnitrophota bacterium genome:
- a CDS encoding SAM-dependent methyltransferase encodes MLGYKNPRCIKIISVLLIAAFLGTNFAIASDSHALSPTSELKPIARIVKQNGAYSVVSDAGQLSKDARFKEVAEALSLNTAAIRTIGRALYLRLSESGVKELLRRRLSIYPLVATGRVEIQKKTDDSIFFTCKDARQGIISYRSFLPNNEKLPPRAQLISLPDGKIFGLQVLSIEKMPVNTAEDTFMLENFFTFEEYMAQALYNPVWGFYSGGKIRLGHDFGTMPIMLSPVFGQMAAERFFQMWKGMVKAGTIANDEKFYVIEFGAGTGILARDILSHVSEKSQLDREWKIFYNQFQYVIGEIAPPLIQKQSDNNRRFIENGKLEIRQSDARKMDNLFGAGKKIKGVVFSNELMDAFPAHRITIDSNGRAHVIVCVPTLEDKLFSEEEFFNGDQVLPGSETMRSVASFIEKGLKNTGLSMEELRKKSSKAGYYGLNSQFVRDLVQDPFIVIGREDAMRLQDILSRPGMERYRKVLNAYLTVKEYEVPIESFPELKKCFEVNSNEIKNALAGDNGRMGISLGWFEFVRSASSLLDKGYVFTIDDGYMTSELMHPGKVNGDNIRVFHRQFGNVGNPYRHWGELDICAMPDYGMMEKEGLEHGLRPVFNGALVSLQEDISLKIDSEDSHKQIVSYLERFEIAIHIEPLVLKARKDLSETEKSEFRAAIEKYLEKGECPLAGSISKKAEEVFTELITGAKKAAEDTYSDWRKMFATEHRILIQQKEGTDPAYYFGTAVSVGHKKQLGTSRFDEEIFREDTSRNKRLTTVPGREGNSQISGSRPIGKEGEEIPFFEEALDSTIGIDMDGSERRASLMINQELMSELSETDLSRIKEKIGKDHAAEENVRSARLDLEHPITHIKGERLQIPIESLWIKGIVFDSRSELSFHEGDDARGSVPYLFLADKNGLIHRRDSEGVPHGAAYLRDVINEYLISMDITHDVRLKGKAVPKYPVGWGEFFIETPFRDKDGDIRRLGFVILGNSAELMKRSNNTTWGEDTAAALKTLHDNGYFRHYTHPGNISILPDGSTQIHDLDIMVDQRTGMTPEEMLANQFLDFDYVFGKLVEMRALFTSADEEITIEGVGIFEKYFPDEDASLGKITFKEVERLLREAQSAPVNEIKHPLIDALKRNMERAGLADLGIELHSDAKGAKDNDLRIEVEREFGMYLTADKMSPEIKTDGRIEYVRFNVNDEEGHRGPADDISRFRLSEGDFLDIFDTEESSALIGRDMKANERLATEKITTCVGVMFEIVSKGRRIPGISHLLSGSEDQEDLFNESEAFLKILTEENPDELKIVIYSDEIGDGEFSRNKRMAYQKLIQELRTCFPFAIIKEEVWHGLYEDTALMVSRGGWAIYRGYKNISGPGQILCGSWAEVENRINNHAESLLEEELAIALDKPAVKDPWEMYMEGETISADLSRVVVREPKEMASLIDTESRRGGIFLDELKILAQKAKEEGRKILIALEIDGLVSTGQRSMMQPLLSELHRLEDDLRKIGLDNVIIVRGSGSEFAVKITKAMSASSIKLQDVIVLGREDTLNSSSFDNLKSTDSINGALLVGIDPRNLSGYNYMRLLEMLMIALSIADGKQIDPKQHPEIIIEFIGKRLIRLIPLAEPMKYEELKTIYKGQFKSLQAA; translated from the coding sequence ATGTTAGGATATAAGAATCCAAGATGTATTAAAATTATATCCGTTTTGCTAATAGCCGCATTTTTAGGCACCAATTTCGCTATAGCATCCGATTCCCACGCTCTTTCCCCAACCTCTGAATTAAAACCAATAGCTCGAATAGTAAAACAAAATGGCGCATATAGCGTTGTCAGCGATGCCGGACAATTGAGTAAGGATGCGCGTTTCAAGGAAGTGGCGGAAGCGCTCTCTTTAAATACTGCAGCTATCAGAACCATCGGCCGGGCGCTCTATCTTCGTTTAAGCGAGTCCGGAGTCAAAGAGCTGCTTAGGCGTAGACTTTCCATATACCCACTGGTGGCAACAGGTCGCGTTGAAATTCAGAAGAAAACAGATGACTCTATATTTTTTACCTGCAAAGACGCTCGCCAAGGAATAATCTCTTATAGATCTTTTCTGCCGAATAATGAAAAACTTCCACCACGCGCGCAACTCATATCTTTGCCCGATGGGAAAATTTTTGGACTACAGGTCTTGTCGATAGAAAAAATGCCTGTCAATACGGCTGAAGACACCTTCATGCTCGAAAACTTTTTTACTTTCGAAGAATATATGGCACAGGCGCTTTATAATCCTGTCTGGGGATTTTATTCCGGAGGCAAAATAAGACTGGGCCATGATTTCGGCACTATGCCTATCATGCTTTCTCCTGTTTTTGGGCAAATGGCCGCGGAAAGATTCTTCCAGATGTGGAAAGGTATGGTCAAAGCGGGAACCATCGCTAATGATGAAAAATTTTATGTAATTGAATTTGGCGCCGGCACAGGGATTCTCGCCCGCGATATCCTTTCACATGTATCTGAAAAATCACAACTCGATAGAGAATGGAAAATATTTTACAACCAGTTCCAATATGTAATAGGCGAAATTGCGCCGCCATTAATACAAAAACAATCCGACAATAATAGAAGATTTATTGAAAACGGAAAATTAGAGATACGACAATCCGATGCCAGAAAAATGGATAATCTTTTTGGCGCAGGAAAAAAAATAAAAGGCGTTGTATTCTCTAACGAGCTTATGGACGCCTTCCCGGCTCACCGGATCACTATAGATAGCAATGGCAGGGCGCATGTAATAGTCTGTGTGCCCACTCTCGAAGATAAACTCTTTAGCGAAGAAGAGTTTTTTAACGGAGACCAAGTCTTACCCGGATCAGAAACTATGAGAAGCGTCGCATCCTTTATAGAGAAAGGGTTGAAAAATACGGGTTTAAGCATGGAAGAATTAAGGAAAAAGAGCAGTAAGGCCGGTTATTATGGACTCAATTCGCAATTTGTAAGGGATCTTGTCCAGGATCCATTTATAGTAATAGGTAGGGAAGATGCTATGCGATTACAGGATATCCTATCCCGCCCCGGCATGGAAAGGTACCGCAAAGTTTTAAACGCGTATTTAACGGTTAAAGAGTATGAGGTGCCGATAGAGTCCTTTCCGGAATTAAAAAAATGCTTTGAAGTCAATAGTAATGAAATAAAAAACGCCCTTGCCGGAGACAATGGACGCATGGGCATATCTTTGGGGTGGTTTGAATTTGTCCGTAGCGCGTCCAGTCTTTTGGATAAAGGCTATGTATTTACAATAGATGACGGTTATATGACATCAGAGCTTATGCATCCTGGAAAAGTAAACGGGGACAATATACGCGTATTTCATCGTCAATTTGGCAATGTGGGTAATCCCTACCGCCACTGGGGCGAACTAGATATATGCGCGATGCCTGATTACGGAATGATGGAAAAAGAGGGATTGGAGCATGGTTTAAGGCCGGTTTTTAATGGTGCGTTAGTTTCTCTACAGGAAGATATATCTCTAAAGATAGATTCGGAAGATTCGCATAAGCAGATCGTTAGTTATTTGGAAAGATTTGAAATCGCGATACATATTGAACCTCTGGTGCTTAAAGCGAGAAAAGATCTTTCCGAAACGGAAAAGTCCGAATTCAGAGCTGCCATAGAAAAGTATCTCGAAAAAGGCGAATGTCCTCTTGCGGGCAGTATCAGTAAAAAAGCAGAAGAGGTTTTTACCGAGCTCATTACAGGCGCAAAAAAAGCCGCTGAAGACACCTATTCTGACTGGCGTAAAATGTTTGCTACCGAACATCGTATTCTTATTCAGCAAAAGGAAGGTACGGACCCAGCATACTATTTTGGAACGGCCGTTTCGGTCGGGCACAAAAAACAGCTTGGCACTTCAAGGTTCGATGAGGAGATTTTTAGGGAGGATACGAGTAGAAATAAGCGCTTAACTACTGTGCCAGGCAGGGAGGGTAATAGCCAAATATCCGGATCGCGGCCTATCGGCAAAGAGGGAGAAGAGATACCGTTTTTTGAAGAAGCATTAGATTCCACCATTGGAATTGATATGGATGGAAGCGAGCGCAGGGCCTCGCTGATGATTAACCAGGAATTGATGAGCGAATTAAGCGAGACTGACTTAAGTCGGATTAAAGAAAAAATAGGTAAAGACCATGCGGCAGAAGAAAATGTACGGTCAGCAAGGCTGGACCTGGAGCATCCCATAACTCATATAAAGGGCGAAAGACTACAGATACCGATAGAATCTTTATGGATAAAAGGCATTGTATTTGATAGTAGAAGCGAGCTCTCTTTTCATGAGGGTGACGATGCCCGCGGAAGTGTGCCTTATCTTTTTCTTGCAGATAAAAATGGCCTTATCCACCGGCGTGATTCGGAAGGAGTTCCGCATGGGGCGGCTTATCTTCGTGATGTGATCAATGAGTATTTAATATCAATGGACATAACACACGATGTGAGGTTAAAAGGCAAGGCTGTGCCGAAATATCCAGTGGGATGGGGAGAATTTTTTATTGAAACGCCCTTTCGCGACAAGGACGGCGACATAAGGCGCCTTGGGTTTGTTATTTTGGGAAATTCCGCGGAATTGATGAAAAGGTCAAACAATACCACATGGGGAGAAGATACCGCAGCGGCTTTGAAGACACTGCATGATAATGGTTATTTCAGGCATTATACGCATCCAGGCAACATATCCATCTTGCCGGATGGGAGCACTCAGATCCATGACCTCGACATCATGGTTGACCAGCGGACCGGGATGACACCTGAAGAGATGCTTGCCAATCAATTTTTAGATTTTGATTATGTCTTCGGTAAGCTCGTAGAGATGAGGGCCTTATTCACAAGCGCCGATGAAGAGATAACGATTGAAGGTGTAGGCATCTTTGAAAAATATTTCCCGGATGAAGACGCGAGCCTGGGTAAGATAACATTTAAAGAAGTCGAGCGTCTCTTGCGTGAAGCACAATCCGCGCCGGTGAATGAAATCAAACATCCATTGATAGATGCGCTCAAAAGAAACATGGAGCGAGCAGGTTTAGCTGATTTAGGGATAGAGTTGCATTCAGATGCTAAGGGTGCGAAGGATAATGATCTGCGTATTGAGGTAGAGAGAGAATTTGGCATGTATCTTACAGCAGACAAAATGAGTCCGGAAATCAAGACGGATGGCAGGATAGAGTATGTAAGATTCAACGTCAATGATGAAGAAGGCCATAGAGGACCGGCAGACGATATATCAAGGTTCCGTCTTAGCGAAGGCGACTTCCTGGACATATTTGATACGGAAGAATCGAGTGCGCTTATAGGTCGGGATATGAAGGCAAATGAACGGCTCGCCACAGAAAAAATAACAACATGCGTTGGCGTAATGTTCGAGATTGTATCAAAAGGTAGACGTATACCGGGGATATCACATCTTTTGTCCGGATCCGAAGATCAGGAAGACCTGTTTAACGAGTCGGAAGCCTTTCTTAAAATTCTTACTGAAGAGAATCCGGATGAATTAAAGATTGTTATATATAGTGATGAAATTGGCGATGGGGAGTTCAGCCGGAATAAACGGATGGCATATCAAAAACTCATTCAGGAACTGCGCACGTGTTTTCCATTTGCTATCATAAAGGAAGAAGTTTGGCATGGCCTATACGAAGATACGGCTCTTATGGTATCCAGGGGCGGATGGGCTATATATAGAGGTTATAAGAACATTTCCGGTCCCGGCCAGATCTTATGCGGTAGTTGGGCTGAAGTAGAGAATCGGATAAACAATCATGCCGAATCGCTCTTAGAAGAAGAGCTCGCAATTGCTCTTGATAAACCTGCCGTAAAAGATCCATGGGAAATGTATATGGAGGGTGAGACAATTTCTGCAGATTTGAGTAGAGTTGTAGTCAGAGAGCCGAAAGAGATGGCAAGTCTTATTGATACTGAAAGCAGGCGAGGTGGCATATTCCTGGATGAATTGAAGATCTTGGCCCAGAAAGCTAAAGAGGAGGGCAGAAAAATCCTCATAGCCCTGGAAATAGACGGCCTTGTTTCGACCGGCCAAAGAAGCATGATGCAGCCGTTATTATCAGAATTGCACAGACTTGAAGACGATCTCAGGAAAATAGGCTTGGATAATGTCATTATAGTGCGCGGTTCCGGCAGTGAATTTGCAGTGAAAATTACAAAAGCCATGTCGGCGTCATCTATTAAATTACAGGATGTTATAGTGCTTGGCAGAGAAGATACGTTGAATTCTTCATCATTTGATAATCTTAAAAGCACTGATTCCATAAACGGCGCGCTACTCGTAGGAATCGATCCAAGGAATCTCTCAGGATATAATTATATGCGGCTTCTCGAAATGCTTATGATAGCGCTTAGTATAGCCGATGGCAAACAAATCGATCCCAAACAGCACCCGGAGATAATTATAGAGTTTATCGGTAAAAGGCTAATCAGGCTTATTCCTCTTGCCGAGCCGATGAAATACGAAGAGCTAAAAACTATATATAAAGGCCAATTTAAATCTCTGCAAGCTGCATAA
- a CDS encoding PTS sugar transporter subunit IIA: MKIMDFLNKKAISVNVKATDKEGIIRELVDLLSNATEIKNKEELIKAVLSREALGSTGIGQSVGIPHAKSQNVKELVAAFGLSKNGVDFDSLDGEPVYIFFLLLAPEESAGPHLKALARISRMLKDKYFRELLRKAKDENEILRIIQEEDSKKY; this comes from the coding sequence ATGAAGATAATGGACTTTTTGAACAAAAAGGCCATATCGGTGAATGTAAAAGCGACCGACAAGGAAGGCATAATTCGCGAACTTGTCGACCTTCTCTCTAACGCAACCGAGATAAAGAACAAGGAAGAGTTAATAAAGGCCGTCTTGTCCAGGGAAGCGCTGGGTTCCACCGGTATAGGTCAGAGCGTAGGTATTCCACATGCAAAATCTCAGAACGTAAAGGAACTTGTAGCTGCGTTTGGTCTGTCAAAAAACGGCGTTGATTTCGATTCGCTTGACGGAGAACCGGTCTACATATTTTTCCTTCTCCTGGCCCCCGAGGAATCGGCAGGCCCTCATCTTAAAGCGCTTGCCAGGATCTCCAGGATGCTCAAAGATAAATATTTCAGAGAACTTCTTAGGAAGGCGAAAGATGAGAATGAGATCTTGCGCATAATCCAGGAAGAAGATTCCAAAAAATACTAA
- a CDS encoding YvcK family protein: MKILRAFKWLYPGMRVKRWSLLAVFGVIMVSMGFVMIIAEQTSKSKTFAAAVIIIGILGIVTGIKRIIKSFITVLLPQRESELVDKVYQKLILEKGPKIVVIGGGTGLAMLLHGLKEFTSNITAVVTVADDGGSSGRLRQDLDVLPPGDIRSCLVALADAEPLMAKLFQFRFEEGEGLKGHNFGNLFITAMSKVTGDFDEAIRESSKVLAIRGKVIPSTLDKVTLVAEHNDGTQSAGESNIPKALKPIKRIFLRPGGSKPTHDAIEAVKKADVIVLGPGSLYTSIMPNLLIEKLYKEMIASKAIKIYVCNVMTQKGETDGYKASDHLKAIIDHTAPGIVDYCVINTARIHDTILNRYKEEGADQVAADPENLKKMKCKVVEAHIVKIKDFVRHDSEKLAKIIIDLASSLKKAH; this comes from the coding sequence ATGAAGATATTAAGAGCCTTTAAGTGGCTTTATCCGGGGATGAGGGTCAAGAGATGGAGTCTTTTGGCCGTATTTGGCGTCATCATGGTCTCCATGGGGTTTGTTATGATAATAGCGGAGCAGACCTCAAAGAGCAAGACGTTTGCCGCGGCGGTAATCATTATAGGTATACTCGGCATAGTTACCGGTATAAAGCGGATCATAAAATCTTTCATTACTGTGTTATTGCCGCAGAGAGAAAGCGAACTTGTAGACAAGGTCTACCAGAAGCTGATCTTGGAAAAAGGGCCGAAAATAGTAGTCATAGGCGGAGGGACGGGGCTGGCGATGTTATTGCACGGCCTGAAAGAATTTACCAGTAATATTACCGCCGTTGTGACCGTAGCTGATGATGGCGGATCGAGCGGCAGGCTAAGGCAGGATCTTGACGTATTGCCTCCGGGAGATATCAGAAGTTGTCTGGTTGCGTTAGCCGATGCCGAACCTCTAATGGCTAAGCTCTTCCAATTCAGGTTTGAGGAGGGGGAAGGGTTAAAAGGGCACAATTTTGGAAACCTTTTTATTACCGCGATGTCAAAAGTTACAGGTGATTTTGATGAAGCGATAAGAGAGTCCAGCAAAGTTTTGGCCATAAGAGGGAAGGTCATACCATCCACATTGGACAAGGTTACGCTGGTCGCCGAGCACAATGACGGCACTCAGAGCGCCGGTGAGAGTAATATACCCAAGGCGCTGAAGCCTATCAAAAGAATATTTTTAAGGCCCGGGGGAAGTAAGCCTACACATGACGCGATCGAGGCTGTGAAAAAGGCGGATGTGATAGTATTAGGTCCGGGTAGCTTATATACAAGCATAATGCCGAATCTTCTTATAGAGAAATTATATAAGGAGATGATCGCGTCAAAGGCTATCAAAATATACGTGTGCAACGTGATGACGCAGAAGGGTGAGACGGATGGCTACAAGGCGAGCGATCACCTTAAAGCTATTATAGATCATACCGCGCCGGGTATAGTCGATTATTGTGTCATTAATACCGCAAGGATACATGATACGATACTTAACAGGTATAAGGAAGAAGGCGCGGATCAGGTCGCTGCGGATCCGGAAAATTTAAAGAAGATGAAATGCAAAGTCGTCGAGGCCCATATAGTTAAGATAAAGGACTTTGTCAGGCATGATTCCGAAAAATTGGCCAAGATAATAATAGATCTTGCCAGCAGTTTAAAGAAGGCGCATTAA
- a CDS encoding HPr family phosphocarrier protein, with protein MKEVIVVERAVIIKNKQGLHARPAALFVQIANKFDSDITVTKGKTKVNGKSIMGIMMLEAGRGSKVIIVTKGEDAESAMAELEALLLSDIEDVIK; from the coding sequence ATGAAAGAGGTAATAGTTGTCGAGAGGGCTGTAATAATAAAAAATAAGCAGGGGCTGCACGCGCGTCCCGCGGCGCTATTTGTCCAGATAGCGAATAAATTTGATTCTGATATTACCGTTACCAAGGGTAAGACCAAGGTTAACGGTAAATCTATTATGGGGATAATGATGCTCGAGGCGGGCAGGGGTTCCAAGGTTATCATAGTCACAAAAGGAGAAGACGCCGAGAGCGCAATGGCAGAGTTAGAAGCGCTGCTTTTAAGCGATATCGAGGACGTTATAAAATGA
- the ptsP gene encoding phosphoenolpyruvate--protein phosphotransferase — MTREKELALKGIPAAPGIVIGKVLLLDREQYVIPKRPVKDDQIQVEIKHFRDALIQTKQEIIDIKKRISEELGTEHGQIFSAHLLVIEDSMLIEEVIAKIKKEKLSAEYVFQDVLKKYIKVFSEMDDEYLRERISDINDIGKRILKNLIGAREDALATLKEKAIVISYDLSPSDTATMHKKNVIGFATDIGSRTSHTAIMAKSLEIPAVVGLETITKDVKNGDNIIVDGTHGLVIINPTPATLKHYELARKKMVAFEKHLLETKELPAQTLDGRKIELMSNIEIPEEVPSVLAHGAEGIGLYRTEYFYMNRKDLPTEEEQFKAYSSVAKKMKPYTVILRTLDLGGDKFLSQLDIPQEMNPFMGWRAIRFCLARPDIFKTQLRAILRASVFGKLKMMYPMISGLEELRQANAILEDTKKELRKEGIAFDDNMQVGAMIEVPSAALTADMLAREADFFSIGTNDLIQYSLAVDRVNEKIAYLYEPAHPAVLILIKNIIEAGHRAGIWVGMCGEMAGDLYMTLILLGLGLDEFSTSPVAVPEIKRIIRSVTMDQAKEIAQQALTLSTGKEVERFARRKLKELVPDVGIEVE; from the coding sequence ATGACAAGAGAAAAAGAACTTGCATTAAAAGGTATTCCTGCCGCTCCCGGTATAGTAATAGGTAAAGTGCTGCTTTTGGATAGAGAGCAGTATGTAATTCCTAAGAGGCCCGTAAAAGACGATCAGATTCAGGTAGAGATAAAGCATTTTAGAGATGCTTTAATACAGACTAAGCAGGAGATAATAGATATTAAGAAGCGTATCTCCGAAGAGCTTGGTACCGAGCATGGCCAGATATTCAGCGCGCATCTTCTTGTTATAGAAGACAGCATGCTGATAGAAGAGGTAATCGCGAAGATTAAGAAAGAAAAACTTTCCGCCGAATACGTATTCCAGGATGTGCTCAAAAAGTATATAAAAGTATTCTCGGAAATGGATGATGAATATCTCCGTGAGAGAATAAGCGACATAAACGATATAGGCAAGAGGATCCTCAAAAACCTTATCGGCGCCAGAGAAGACGCGTTGGCCACATTGAAAGAGAAAGCCATTGTAATATCTTATGACCTTTCGCCTTCCGATACAGCTACTATGCACAAGAAAAATGTTATAGGTTTCGCTACGGACATAGGCTCAAGGACATCGCATACCGCTATCATGGCGAAATCACTGGAAATACCCGCGGTAGTCGGACTCGAAACCATTACAAAAGATGTCAAAAATGGCGACAATATAATAGTGGACGGGACGCACGGTCTTGTTATCATCAATCCTACCCCTGCTACACTTAAGCATTATGAATTGGCCCGCAAAAAGATGGTTGCTTTCGAAAAGCACCTGCTCGAAACCAAAGAATTGCCGGCGCAAACTCTGGATGGCAGAAAAATCGAACTAATGTCCAATATAGAGATACCCGAAGAGGTTCCGTCCGTATTAGCGCATGGCGCTGAAGGCATAGGCCTTTACAGGACAGAATATTTTTACATGAACCGCAAAGATCTGCCTACAGAGGAAGAGCAGTTCAAGGCGTATTCATCTGTAGCGAAAAAGATGAAGCCTTATACGGTTATTTTAAGGACGCTGGATCTTGGCGGAGACAAATTTCTTTCGCAGCTCGATATACCGCAGGAGATGAATCCTTTTATGGGATGGCGCGCGATACGTTTTTGTCTGGCCAGGCCCGATATATTCAAGACACAGCTGCGCGCTATATTGAGAGCATCGGTATTTGGCAAGCTGAAGATGATGTATCCGATGATTTCAGGCCTTGAGGAACTCAGGCAGGCGAACGCTATTTTAGAAGATACAAAGAAGGAGTTAAGAAAGGAAGGCATAGCCTTCGATGATAATATGCAGGTAGGCGCTATGATAGAAGTTCCTTCCGCCGCTTTGACCGCGGATATGCTGGCAAGAGAAGCGGACTTTTTTTCGATAGGCACCAACGATCTTATACAGTACTCTCTTGCGGTCGACAGGGTAAATGAGAAGATAGCTTACCTCTATGAGCCCGCGCATCCCGCGGTGCTCATTCTTATAAAAAACATTATTGAGGCCGGTCATAGGGCGGGTATATGGGTAGGGATGTGCGGAGAGATGGCCGGAGACCTATATATGACCTTGATACTTTTGGGGCTTGGACTGGATGAATTCAGTACTTCGCCGGTGGCTGTGCCCGAAATAAAGCGCATAATAAGATCCGTTACAATGGATCAGGCTAAGGAGATAGCTCAGCAGGCTCTTACATTATCTACGGGTAAAGAGGTCGAAAGATTCGCGAGAAGAAAACTTAAAGAGCTGGTGCCTGACGTAGGAATAGAGGTAGAATAA
- a CDS encoding bifunctional phosphoglucose/phosphomannose isomerase, whose product MRALDSIAGLKEYDKSGMLEIIESFPDQCQDAKRIGYEFELPEGLKKRYRNIVCVGMGGSAIGADLIRSYILDDIDVPFFVNRNYLLPNFADDQTLVIVSSYSGNTEESLSAYRDAKSRSCEIIAITSGGKLSKMAKDDGVAIIDIPAGLPPRAALGYSFFPLLILLSKIGIINDQAIFIDNVAQVLRKLRRSRLDYKIKGKNNQAKKIAVEIYGKLPVVYGSQSHIDSVVTRWRGQLAENSKTLASSHLFPEMSHNEIVGWEYPKTVLKNSIVIMLKDAADHPGILKRMDAVKKLLGKDGIGVIEVNSTGKGLLARMFSLVYIADYVSFYLSILNKTDPLPVERITFLKKELSR is encoded by the coding sequence GTGAGAGCCTTAGATAGTATCGCAGGACTAAAAGAATACGATAAATCCGGAATGCTCGAAATTATCGAATCATTTCCGGATCAATGTCAAGACGCTAAGCGCATAGGTTACGAGTTCGAGCTGCCGGAAGGGCTTAAGAAGAGATATAGAAATATAGTATGTGTAGGAATGGGCGGGTCGGCCATAGGCGCGGATCTGATCAGATCTTATATTTTAGACGATATAGATGTGCCGTTCTTTGTAAACAGGAATTATCTTTTACCCAATTTTGCGGATGACCAGACACTTGTCATAGTGTCAAGTTATTCCGGGAACACCGAAGAGTCTTTAAGCGCTTATCGCGACGCGAAATCCAGAAGCTGTGAGATTATAGCCATAACATCCGGCGGCAAGCTGTCGAAGATGGCCAAAGATGACGGTGTGGCGATAATAGATATACCGGCGGGATTGCCTCCTCGTGCCGCATTGGGCTATTCTTTTTTTCCGCTTTTGATACTATTGTCGAAGATAGGGATAATAAACGATCAGGCCATTTTTATAGATAATGTTGCGCAGGTTTTGAGAAAATTAAGAAGATCCCGCCTGGATTACAAAATAAAAGGTAAGAATAATCAGGCCAAAAAAATAGCCGTTGAGATCTATGGTAAACTTCCGGTTGTATACGGCAGTCAGAGCCACATAGACAGCGTGGTAACCAGATGGCGCGGGCAGCTTGCGGAAAACTCGAAGACTTTGGCTTCGAGCCACTTGTTCCCCGAGATGAGCCACAATGAAATAGTCGGCTGGGAATATCCTAAGACGGTATTGAAGAATAGCATAGTTATAATGTTGAAAGACGCCGCGGACCATCCCGGAATTTTAAAGAGGATGGATGCCGTAAAGAAGCTGCTCGGTAAGGATGGCATCGGCGTAATCGAAGTTAACTCTACCGGTAAAGGTCTCCTGGCGAGGATGTTCTCTTTGGTATACATAGCTGATTATGTAAGTTTTTACCTGTCGATATTAAATAAGACAGATCCGTTGCCGGTGGAAAGAATCACGTTCCTAAAAAAGGAGCTTTCAAGATGA
- a CDS encoding nucleotidyltransferase family protein, giving the protein MKALILAAGYAVRLQPLTLNTPKPLLEVGGKKIIDRILAKIAGLNNLDEIYVVTNSKFCQKFVQWSKTCGCKKNISVIDDGTLTNDTRLGAIRDMDLAIKNRKINDDLLVIAGDNLFEVDMDIFMNFASSKGDGVSVALHDVGSLEAAKKYGVVSIDKSGRVVEFEEKPQSPKSTLISTGIYYFPKKQVSGIGKYLKMEGVKNDAPGYYIKWLSANGNVYGFPFSQKWYDIGDIESYKIADEEYKKGENK; this is encoded by the coding sequence ATGAAGGCGCTCATACTGGCTGCAGGTTATGCTGTAAGGCTTCAACCGCTTACATTAAATACGCCCAAGCCGCTTCTTGAAGTGGGCGGTAAGAAGATAATTGACAGAATATTGGCCAAGATAGCCGGTTTGAATAATCTGGACGAAATCTATGTGGTTACAAACAGTAAATTCTGCCAGAAGTTTGTGCAATGGTCCAAAACCTGCGGCTGCAAAAAAAATATATCCGTGATAGACGATGGCACGCTGACCAACGATACAAGGCTGGGAGCTATACGCGATATGGACCTTGCGATTAAAAATAGGAAGATTAACGACGACTTGTTGGTGATAGCGGGAGATAACCTTTTTGAAGTGGATATGGATATATTCATGAATTTTGCCTCATCAAAAGGTGACGGAGTATCCGTAGCGTTACATGATGTAGGAAGCCTTGAAGCGGCAAAAAAATATGGTGTGGTTAGTATAGATAAATCCGGCCGCGTTGTAGAGTTTGAGGAGAAGCCTCAAAGCCCTAAGTCGACGCTTATATCTACCGGTATATATTATTTTCCGAAAAAACAAGTAAGCGGTATAGGTAAGTATCTAAAGATGGAAGGCGTAAAAAATGACGCGCCCGGTTATTATATAAAATGGTTGAGCGCGAATGGTAATGTTTATGGTTTTCCTTTTTCGCAGAAGTGGTACGATATAGGGGATATCGAATCATACAAGATAGCGGATGAGGAATATAAAAAAGGGGAGAATAAGTAA